The DNA sequence GGAAGAAATAAGTCAGTAGATAGTTTTGCACAAAAGAGCCCACCATCACCAAAGAGAAAATAAAAAAAATGGCTAGTCGTATTCCTCGGGTAGAGGTATTGAAAGCATAGTGATAAGGAAGATAAGAGAGATAGATGCATAGTCCATAGGTCACTAATACCCCTACAAATCTAAAGAGATAGTACCAAGAGTACGCTGTTATCGTAAACGCCAACCGACCAGCCTCGTTGTACATAAGCTCACCATGCCCATGTATAGTAAAACCTTGTAAATAAATAAAACCAGGAATAAACAGGAGGGCAATTAACAACCAGGAACGCTCCCATTTTTTCATCTCCCGGGGCGCAAATTGCTTGGCGTAAAACCACATGGTGCCCAGCATACAAACCACCGTAAGATTCCAAACATTTTCCTGCCAGCGACGTAATTGGATGGCTTTAGCCAAGGTATCAACCGACTCCATTTCAAAGAAAAACAAGTTTTGGATAAAAAGCAGCAGCGTTGTAGCCATGAAGGCCTGGTACATTCTTCGGTTAGTATCCAACCAATAGACCCGCAGGCCCATAATAAAAATAGCAAACCCACTGAGGAGCGTAAACCAATCTGTCGACAGGTGATTAAGCATGAAATGGCCGTCACTGGTTAATACATCACAACTTGTTAAGCATAAAGGTAATACATAAAATATGGCTTTGACAACAAATTAATCACCAAAAGATATACCGATCGCTCGGGCCGTCCGAACCAACTCATGGTCGGGCGTAACCATTTTATTGGCTTTTATTGCTTCTTTCAGTGGTACGCTAACAAATTTGTTGTTCTGGTAAGATACCATCTCCCCAAACTTACCAGCAGCGACCAATTCGAAAGCCTTTACGCCCATTGCCGTGGCAAGAATACGATCAAAAGCTATCGGCGTGCCACCTCTTTGAATGTGCCCGAGTACGGTGGTGCGTATCTGAGGTTGACAGCCCATTCTTTCGAGTTCATAACGCAGAGAATTGCATATCCCACCCAGTTTTAGATGTGGGTCGCCAGCATCGACAGCAAGCTCACCAACGACCTCCCCATCAATTGCTTTCGCACCTTCGGCGATCACAATATTCATGAATCCTTTCCCCTTATTGTAGCGCTTATCAATCTTTTTTTTGATCTTTTCAACGCTGTAAGGTATTTCTGGAATCAGACAAATTTCCGCCCCACCAGCAATGGCGGTATGCAAAGCGATCCATCCCGCATCACGCCCCATCACTTCCATAATAATGATCCGGTGATGACTTTCCGCAGTGGTGACTAATTTATCAAAACAATCGGTAGCAATCTGCACGGCAGTGGAAAAACCAAAGGTATAATCCGTCGACCCCAAATCGTTATCAATGGTCTTAGGGACACCAATAATCGGTACCCCCTGCTCATACAAATGCTGGGAGATTCGCTGGCTCCCATCACCGCCTATGTTTACGACAGCATCGAACCCGAGGTCTTCCAGTTTTGTC is a window from the Lewinella sp. LCG006 genome containing:
- a CDS encoding 6-phosphofructokinase, yielding MKRILVATGGGDCPGLNAVIRGLVKAAKTAGDWEVWGSKEAFNGLMINPPDLVKLTPKRVAGIHVRGGTIIKTTNKGNPVAFPVLQEDGSVELIDRSQELKTKLEDLGFDAVVNIGGDGSQRISQHLYEQGVPIIGVPKTIDNDLGSTDYTFGFSTAVQIATDCFDKLVTTAESHHRIIIMEVMGRDAGWIALHTAIAGGAEICLIPEIPYSVEKIKKKIDKRYNKGKGFMNIVIAEGAKAIDGEVVGELAVDAGDPHLKLGGICNSLRYELERMGCQPQIRTTVLGHIQRGGTPIAFDRILATAMGVKAFELVAAGKFGEMVSYQNNKFVSVPLKEAIKANKMVTPDHELVRTARAIGISFGD